In bacterium, the DNA window TTCTGGAAATAACTGGCGCATTTCAGTTTCAACCTGTTCGGTTCCAACCCCAAGATACCGTATCAATTTTCCACCGCATTCCGGACAGAGTTTCGGTATCGGATATGTTTTCCCGCAATAATGGCACTGCAGCTGGTTAGTGGTTAAATGATAGGTGACGGTTGTCGAACAATCTTCGCAGAGTTCTCGATGCCCGCAAACGCGACAGAGAACGATTCGCGCATATCCCCGCTGATTCAAGAATAAAATCGTCTGCTCTTTTTTTGCTAATCGGTCAGAAATCGCTTCTCGTAATCGCCGACATACGATTTTCGCTTCCGGGTCAGCTAGAACTTCATCTTTTATATCAATTATGGTAAATTTCGGCATTAACCGATTATCAATTCGATTCGGTAATTCAGCTAATTGATATTTATTTATTTTCGCATTGTAATAACTTTCAAGCGAAGGCGTTGCGCTCCCGAGAACGACGGTCGCATTCAGCATTTTCCCACGGAGCACCGCTACATCGCGGGCGTTATATCGTGGGGTATTCCCTTGTTTATAGCTGGTTTCATGTTCTTCATCAACAATAATGAGTCCAAGGTTGTATAATGGAGCGAATACGGCTGAGCGCACGCCAACGACGATCCGAATATCGCCGCGTTTAACTGATTTCCATTGCTCATATCGTTCGGATGGTGTTAATCCACTATGGAGCACTGCAACCTTATTTCCGAACCGGTCTTTAAACCGTTTAACGATTTGATAGGTTATCGCTATTTCCGGAACCAGCACCAATGCGGATTTCCCTTGTTTCAAGCATTCTGCAATTGATTGCAGGTATATTTCAGTTTTCCCGCTGCCAGTAACACCATACACCAGAATGGTTTTAAATTGATTTACGTGCAAGCTTTGAACAATTAAATCGAGTGCTCTCTGCTGCTCTCTCGTCGGTAGTTGCGGTTCGCGCGGGATAACCTCAATGCGGGAAAATAAATCTGAATGCGAACTTAGAAAACTATACGGCAGTAGCGACGAGTCAGTTAACGTTTTTTTCGATCTCGCTTTTCTAGCCGGGGGAGTAACTAATTTCAACACTTCACCCCAAGCGCAAGCATAATAATCCGCAACCCATTTGGTTAACGAGAGTAAATGTTCATCGATAACCGGTGCTGCATCAATCAACCGTTCGAGCGATTTAAGTTCTCGCACTTTCGGAACATCCGGAAATGCAACGATATATCCGATTTTTTTTCGCTTTCCGAACGGAACCCGAACCCGCATCCCAATTCGAACCTGTGATTTCATATTTTCCGGAATCAAATAATGGAATAATTCCGGTATCGGAAGGTTTAACGCAACGGCTGCATAGTTCGGTAACCTCTGATTATTTTTTTGCATAGACAATTTATGGTTATCCAGAATCAATAACTTCAGCAAGAGAAAATAATATTTCTAAACAAATGTAGCATACCATACATTCCAGTAAACTCCAATTACATTTTGGTAATCGATGGTAACTTTTTTACCCATTGTTAACGGTTGCGACCGGCTCGGTACAGCTTAACCGCAATACATCACTTAAAATCTACCTT includes these proteins:
- the priA gene encoding primosomal protein N'; the encoded protein is MQKNNQRLPNYAAVALNLPIPELFHYLIPENMKSQVRIGMRVRVPFGKRKKIGYIVAFPDVPKVRELKSLERLIDAAPVIDEHLLSLTKWVADYYACAWGEVLKLVTPPARKARSKKTLTDSSLLPYSFLSSHSDLFSRIEVIPREPQLPTREQQRALDLIVQSLHVNQFKTILVYGVTGSGKTEIYLQSIAECLKQGKSALVLVPEIAITYQIVKRFKDRFGNKVAVLHSGLTPSERYEQWKSVKRGDIRIVVGVRSAVFAPLYNLGLIIVDEEHETSYKQGNTPRYNARDVAVLRGKMLNATVVLGSATPSLESYYNAKINKYQLAELPNRIDNRLMPKFTIIDIKDEVLADPEAKIVCRRLREAISDRLAKKEQTILFLNQRGYARIVLCRVCGHRELCEDCSTTVTYHLTTNQLQCHYCGKTYPIPKLCPECGGKLIRYLGVGTEQVETEMRQLFPEANIARLDMDIRKSPGLYETVLENFILGKTDILVGTQMIAKGIDVPNVTLVGVINADTSLTAPDFRGAERTYALLTQVAGRAGRGNIPGEVIVQTFYPNHPAIIAAKQNTRHEFYQFELNNRKKLVYPPFRHLGLIVVSHRKLETARSVVVNLADLLRENVQIDETTKSPIVEIYGPAVAPIPKLQKKYRFQILLKAKETSALRELYQTSILQLPQRTKIGNTSITIDVDPIQMM